TTCCACTACACCAAACAGTCTTCAAACACTTATCATTTCTCAACCCTCCGCTTGTCGCAATCTAGTCACGCGGGGTTTCTGAAAAAATTGCCATACAAGGTAGTAGTTGACATCGTTCATTTTGGGTGTTACTGTTGGCTTTGTTATTGTGGCACAAGGTCAGTCGGCCATTCGCTCGTTCATTCACTCATTGCCTATCCCCTCTAACCACCGTAATATTTGGTTGTATCCTATGCTAAAAGACACGCCAGGTTCCTTGCGCCTAACAGATTATTGCTGTCTCATCAGACTAATTGCCTCGATTGGGCtgcctttgcttttcttgcatCAACCATCACTGTTACAAAGCATAAATCTGCGCAACGCGTCTATCTCATTCTACGGCTGTGACAAAGATTGAGATCCTTTTGACACTCAGGTGGCAGGCCTCTTTGCTGCTACGGTTTCAAGTACTAGTGGTTGTGCAGCCTCCTCGCGTTTGGCATCTGGGAGATCACTGATCACCATCCATTATACGCGTCATTTATCTCTTCCACTGTTACCACTGTTATCTCTATCACAACTTTTGTCACTAGTCGCGTGTTCTTGAATCCACAGGCCAAGCTCTTGCGAATATCTACCAAAGCTTCTTGCACAACTGAGGTCGCGTCGCGTACTGGGATCACGCAGTCTTACGTGGATGAACCTGCATCTCCATCGGTAGTATATTTGGCTATCTGAGCATCTGTGAGGCTGAGTGACAAGCAGCTGTTGCGAGTTGTGGAAATTCCTATTTGTTGTGGTTGCTGGTGAGCGTTGCGTCATTCGCGGTCTGTCAGCGCTTTTTTTCCCGGCAAAAGGAAGTGCACGCGTTGTCAATCAACTTCCCGCCTTCGTCGCGACCTTCTCCACCACTTCTTCCCTCACCCACATCCACCTCGACCTGTCCACCACCGCTTCCATTGCCAACTCTTATTTCACGCGAACTTCAGGTGGAGCTGTTTCTGATCTACTATTTATTGAGCTTTGTCGCGCACCATGGCTGAGGATACCCCTACTGCCTCGGCACCTGCCCCCGACGCCGCTGAGTCGGTCGAGCGCGCCCCTGCTGAACTCAAGGAATCCACACCAGAGGcaaccaaggagaaggaggagacgACCAATGGATCGGAAGAGAAGCCATCGGGTAAGCGCCGCCCAaatgttctctttttgttttccctccTTTGCTCTGATCCCCTAATCGGAGCGTGTTGATGAAGCTCGTACGCTAACTTGTGTTGCTTGATTCGCCTCAGAAGATGCAACTGCCaccgaagagaagaaggaaaccGATGAAAAGTCCACTGAGAAGCCCAGCGCATCCGAGTCTACTGATGCGAAAAAGCCTGAGGAGAATGCTGCACCTGCAGAGTCAGAGGCTGCCCCTGCCTCGGAGGCTAACGGAACCCCCGCGTCGGCTAAGAAATCCGGAGGCTCGAAGCGCAAATCCACTGGCGCCGTACCCGAACACAAGTCCAAATTGAACCGGAAGAAGTCGCAAGCTCGCATCACCAATCTGCACGCGAAGCCAGGCGAGTACTATCTAGCGCGCCTTCGCAGCTACCCACCATGGCCGTCTATCATCTGCGATGAGGAGATGCTCCCTAAATCTCTTCTGGACACGCGCCCGGTGACCGCTCAGCGCCCCGATGGCACCTACAGGGAAGACTACGCCGAAGGCGGCAAACGTGCTCACGAGAGGACCTTCCCGGTGATGTTCTTTGAAACGAATGAGTTGTAAGTAACGTGTTCCTTGCTTCACCTTTCTCGTGGATGTGTCAACTGATGGCAACCTCAGTGCCTGGATTCCCAACACGGATTTGTCCCCGCTCGAGCCCGCCGCATGCAAGGAAGTGTCGGAGAAAGGCAAATCGAAACTGCTTTTGGCCGCATATTCCGTGGCTGCTGATGGTCACGATCTTCAGCACTTCAAGACCCTGTTAGCCGATCACCAGCGTGCGatcgaacaggaagaagaagagcgggAGGCCCAGGCGGCCGCAAAGGCAGCTGCCAAGGCAGAAAAGGATGCTAAGAAGAACAAGCGGAAGAGCATGGAGATTGtcgatgacgaagatattgacatgGAAGATGcagacgaggaagccaagaagcctaAGAGCtccaagaagagaaagaaggacgCTGAAGCCGACGCAGAGGAGAAGGTGAGAAAATAAGGCGCCCgggagaagatggcttgAATGCTAACCGTGCATGATATTTTAGCCTGCTAAGACTCCCAAGACCGGCACCAAGCTCAAGCTGACAACCCCGAAGACTCCCGCcagtgagaagaaggccccTGCTTCGAGCAAGACCAAGCAGACTGCCAGCACCAAGAAGTCCGGCAAGGCCGCTGCCAGTGACGAGAGTGAGGAGAGCACGCCCCCGGCGCCTAAGGAGCCGGAGAAGCAGGTCAACCCAGAGGAGgccaaggcgaagaaggagaaagagagtaCGATGCCCCGACAGTCAACTGGTCGTTTGTAAAAGCGAAAACTAACAAGAGACAGTTCTTTTCGTTCGCCATAAGCTCCAGAAGGGCTTCATCTCCCGTGATCAACCTccccaggaggaagagatgacaTCGATGTCAACCTATTTCACAAAGTTGGAAAACTATCAAGACCTCGAGGTTTCCATCATCCGTTCAACGAAAATCAATAAggttttgaagatgattgTCAAGCTTAGCTCCATTCCTCGGGACGAGGAGTTCCATTTCCGTCGCCGTGCCGTGGATCTCTTGTCCAAGTGGAAGACTGTGCTTGATGCAGATACCACTCCAGGCCCTTCGGAGGATAAGAGGAAGCCCAGGGCTAACGGCGTCCACAAAGAGGACAGCGTGGAGACCCCTGCCCGTGGGGACACGGAAGGCGAAAAAGAGGATGAGCCCAAGCCAACTAAGCCTGAGACcaaggacgaggagatgACCGATGCGGATGCTAAGGAGAAGACCGAGGCCCCTGAGGCAGCAAAGGAGGAATCTGACAAGACGACCTCCAAGGCCGACGAACCAGCCGTCGAAAAGACCACAGAGGAAAAGGGCTCTGAGGAGAAGACAACAGAGGAGAAACCTGCCGGAGAGAAAACAGAGGAAAAGACTGCAGAAGCTTCTGCGTAAGTCTCGGTCAAAACTCGTGTTTTATCTCAGATTCTTTCTGCTCTGGTGTCCTTGGTTCTCGTTGCTGTCTCACATGCGCTGCTTTTACCATGGTCTTGGTTTTTTAGCCGCTCTGCtagtgtttccatctcctttctcttactcccagttcttcattTTGGAAATGAGCCTTGAACCTGGGAATTTCAAGAATATTCATAATAAGCTTGATGACTTCCCTTTCTTCGCTTCTTTTCTATACCTCCTACCCTTCCTTTTGGACCTCTCTCACATCGCCACTGTACATCTAACCTCTTCAATGGACACCCGACCCGGTGTCACCGACTAAAACCTGGAATCAAGAACTAGCGACGGAACCAGACCCATAGGATATTTTGACGGAAAAGCCCTGGACAGAGACAGATCCTGCATAGAGAGGTCGGAGCTGAGTTTGACCAATTGGGATTTCGGATAGCGAAAGCTACAACATGAGTTGTGATGTAGTCAGCCGGTCTCCTTTTTCTTAAAATTATTCAGCGTATGGTTGGATGGTGTTCATCATTTGCCGTTTCTTTCAGTATTGTGTCTAATTGtgccctttctttttgtctgtGCTTGATCACTTCGAGAATGTTACTTGTTCCGCTTGGTTGTACTGTGATCGTCTGATCCTCGTCAATAACTCTAGTGAGCCAATAAATACTGCTTTTGATTATTGGACAACTTTGGAGTACCGTACAGGCCACTAGCTGCCACTTCCGCAGCTCGATGAAACTTGTAGCAGTATGCCTGGGGCTGGTTAAAGGAAGATGTTTAGTTGTGTGGCCTTTTTGGTGGATAGAGATGCATTGATTCCGTATGTCCGTATGTGGAGTTTTTTTAAGTGGCTATTGATATGCCAGGCTTGAGATAAACCAATACTTTTCTATATGATCGGTAATTATGCTTGCATTTACATCCCTGGAACTGTATTTATTTAGTACACTATTTAGGTGTAGTTGGAACAGTGAATTTAGCACTGAAAAGTTGACATagaagataaataaaaagaatagatGTAGGGATATAAGCTATGGATAAAACAGATGTAAATCTCGGACAGGGCCTATCGTTTATTCTTAGTAAGTACCATAAGTGTAGTTCTCATATCTTAGTTGATACTTGATCTACACAGAATATTCAATTGAATGTTCAGTAGATTAGGACGATAATGAAGCGTAATATCTATAACAAGAGGCAAATAGGAGGGATACAATCATAGAGGTGGGGAATATATGCAGAAAATATCAGAAGGTATAGTCGTCATAAAAAGcgaagcaaaaaaaaaaaaagctttAGGCATGGCGTGAAAGAGgctaagaaaaagaaagaaaagaatctgTGCATACCAGTGCCAGTCGAACATCACCACCCCCTCCATTTGATTGCAGCTGTAAACCTCGCCCTCTTGAACCCACAAGGTTCCAAAATCTCCTTGAGATGAGGCTTCCACCAGTCCTCGTGACCATCATGGATTACAGTCGCAAGTGCATACTCCATATACTCGGGGAAAAACCCACTATACTCCCAATCCACAATCCCAGTGATCTTGCCACCCTTCACCATGATATTCCGCGCAGCTAAGTCTCCATGTGTCAGCACGAACTTCTGTTCTCCACTTCCACGCATCCCAGGCAGAAGCCGTGCCCATATCTTCTTCGCAGTGGGTGATTTCACCCGCTCAAGACACCAACTATCAAACTCCTCTTCGGACTCAAAGGGTCCCATGAAATGAATCTCGAGGCGATCGTAGAAGTTTTTCGTCTCCTGTCGGTTTATACGACCGATGTACGGTTGTGTGCATTGCCGGAAGAGGCGTAGTTGCTCCTTGAGCTGTTGTTTTATGGACTTTCGTTCCTCCTTGGTCATGGTATGCCAGACGTTGTCGAGTGAGTCCCCCTCGACGAGATCTGACACGGTTACAGTAATTTCGGGATCGACATCGTAGCAGCCCAAAACCTGCGGTGCTAAGATTCCAGGTTGCTGCGAAGCATAATGCATCATGTCGGCCTCGGATCGCGCGAAACCACGAGTTGACTTTTGTTTGACTGCGACTACCCGGCCACCTGATGCTCTGGACTCGAGGACTCGATTACCGAAGTAACTGTAGAGTTCTTTGCCTTGGATGGCGTCTGTGTAGGAGAATTGGTAgggggatttggatttggatttagAGGGCATTTGGATAATCTGTGGTTATTCCTATCTGCTATCACGAAAGTAGAATGGGCGGGATGTATGTTGGAGGTAATATGTAGAAAATAGCTGTGATGGGATATTCTCAGTGAATGATAATCTTATGGATTTGGTATGTAGGAGCGAATAGGTAGTTATTTCCTTCCACAAGATATAACACGGCGCAATTGGGCCTTCGATGGATGTGGGAAGGTTATGTACTCGTTTCGCTGCAAGGCTACATTATTAGACGGATAATCTTACGACTCCGGGCTAATGCAGAGCCTTTCACCGAGATTTATCTGACACCTTTAGAAAAGATGTACAACCGTGGCCTATTTTGAGGTCTGCATCCTTGCTCCAGTCAATCATATTGATCCGCGAATGGGTTATGTCTCGGTTGATGGGCCGCTAAAAGTGCGGAGAAGCGGCGGGATGCTTCTATTTATAGGTCCGTCTGTGCACCAATCTTCTACTGGTGTATAAGTGAACTGTTTTGGTCCGAGTTTGATCCTATTACCCAATTCAGATACCGCTGCTTTTATCAGGGTGCTTCCTTCTTGTATAATCTTCAAGGGGAAGGTTCATATTGAGGGACGGCGTCAAGATAAGGCCTTACCACCTGATTGGAGAATCGAAGTCAGTCAAAATGGAGGGGACAACAGATGAGATAGGCCTTCGATGGCTTCAAAAGGTCTTTATCCCTGCAAAAACCAGCCGTACAGTTGGAAGATATCGTCTAGTCATTCTAGACGGCCACGGGAGCCATCTAACACCTGGTTTTGATAAGGCCTGCAGGGATAATGATATTATTACTGTCTGTATGCCTGATCATTCTTCGCATCTCTTACAACCACTCGATGCTGGTTGTTTTGGCCCTTTAAAGCGTGCTTACGGAGGCCTTGTTGAGTAAAAGGTGCGCTTCGGTTACAACCATATTGACAAGTTTGACTTCCTTAAAGCATATCCAACAGCTCATCTAGAGGTCTTTACACCTCAAAATATCCAGAATGGCTTCACCGCAGCTGGAATCTATTCATTTGATCCAAAGAGGATGCTTTAGGAGCTTAATGTCTGTGTATTAACCCCTACCCCCCCTCCAAGCCGTGCATCAACCAACTCATCTTGGCTTGCTACGCCTCATACACCCCGGCAATTACGCAAGCAAGCATCCTCAGTCAAGAAGCTCCTAAAACAACGCTTTCAATCGGGAAATACGGTAGTGGTTACATgcaggcggaggaggttcaGCACGACCTAAGGAAGGTTGAAAACTAAACAAGATGCCCGAGCAGCGAATCAAAGCCGGGCTTTGCGCCAAGCCGAAGAAAAGGCAGGTGAGTAATGCGAAGCTTTGCAGGTGGCCGGCGGAGGCGGCAGAAGAGGTGCGTGGATAAACCCTTCACTCCGTTCCTCCAATTTCAGGGCTCGATGCTTCTTTTGCGTACCGCCCTCTCAGCGCTTTTGACTTTGCCTTTCCTCTCACTACTCAGAATTTCTTAGAAAAGTTAATATGTGAACTCTTGTCACTCTGGGGGCGATAGAGACGCTCGATTGGTTCAGCTAAGGGAAGAGAGTTTTATCTATCAATATGTCTCAAGGCTCGTAGCAAGATCGATGATGAATGGCGTCGATCATAGGTTGTCATGAGTACAATGAGCTCAAAAGGCAATCAGCCATGTTACTTCCTGTTAAGCAAAactgtactccgtagctAATCGACTAGTGAGCATCTGTCGCCGAGGTATCAATTATATCATGCGGACTCAAACCCCATCGCGTTACCTATTCCTCCCTTTTCTATTCGTCTATGGTCAGCAGTATGAAATGTCGTACTTTGACTTACCGAACGCGGTTCCATGGTCCAAAATGCCCTCTGTGATTGAAAGAGCCAAACCAATGGCCAATAGTCAATACAGGCTCTAACTTCAGTCAATTATAGTCGTTATAAAAGACTAGGCCCATGGCACGTCGCCGCAGTTTTTTCAACACACAACTTCTCTATGTATATCACGTTCTAGACTCAATAGGCGGCTTAGGTGGGCCGTTTTCGGCGACTTGGAATGCAACTTTTTCCACAAGGAGGAAGCCTTCGTAAATAGGATTCGAAGTTGGCTGGGTTTCCGCCATTTTATGCTCTAAACGCACAAGTTCAACCCCACCCCGGCCCCCGAGAATTAACATGTTGCAAACTTAAGCTCCAAAAAGTGCCAGCTTGATTGTTCAGTATGTGTCAATTTTTCCTACATTCGGGTTCACTACCAGTCCAGATAATCCTAGGACGAGATCTTCGAAATCTAGATCACGCAGAGAATCATCATGACCTCACAAATGCATGAGCTTGTTCATTCTCTACGTGTTCCGACATCTCAACATAAAGAACTCGATTAAATAAGTGCGTCAACCCTAGCGATCGAATAACATTTCAACTCAAACGACTACACCACTACGACCAGCAACACAAATTCGATCTTCACCAGAACCAAAATGTTTTGTAACTTTGCAATTTTATTCATCTGGTACCTTCTTTGCCGGCCTTCACTTGGATGGGGAGATGTCGGTCATCGTACGGTTGCATACATAGCCGAGCACCATCTCACCAAGGAGGGTATAGGGCTGCTTAATGACCTCCTGCCAAAGAAGCATGGTTTCGACGTCTCTGACGCGGCCGTATGGCCCGATCACATCAAACATCGGCATCCTGAGACTGCACCTTGGCATTATGTTGGTATGTCAAATCTTCCCCCTTCACAGATTAACAAGAAATGTTGATTGCCTGTATagatgtggaagatgatcctTTAAATAATCACTGCAAAATATCACCTCTTCCGAGGGACTGCGAAACTACAGGCTGCATCATCTCACTTATGAAAGATATGGTTAGGCTCCCCTTTTATCCGTGATGAACCTTATCGGAGCTGAATTAGCCATAGACTGTTCAAGTAAATGACCATAGCGCCAACCAAACAGAAGCTGTTATGTACTTGTTCCACTTCTTTGGTGACCTCCATATGCCCTTGCATGTGGAAGGTTACGCGAAAGGAGGAACCAAGGTCGATGTCTCTTTTGATGGTCACAGTGATCATCTCCACAGTATCTGGGATACAGACATGCCACACAAGATTAACGGCATCAAACATAGACAAAAGCATAACGCAGAAAAGCCGGCATCCCAGAAGTGGGCCGAGCATCTCCTTCAACAGAACAAACACAGGCCGACTACCGCCGAGTGCACGGATGTGACCAACCCCCATCGATGCATCAAGCTGTGGGCGGATGAGTCCAATCGGCTGAATTGTGCTGTTGTTTTTAAAAGGGGGATCCCGTATATCACAAACGAAGATCTCGCGGGCGAGTACTATGACGATGCCGCCCCGATCATCGAGGAACAAATTTATAAAGCGGGCGTCCGTCTGGCAGCCTGGATCAATGCCCTAGCGGAGGAGCGTCGCTCCAGAACCGGTTTTGTTGTGCAGGGAGATCGGTTAGATCTGTGACGCCCTTTTGGCTGGATGATCCTCTAACAAAGACCGTGTTGGGATCAGTAAAGATGAACTACTGATATTGGTCCAAAAAGCTGAAGGTCGCCCTTCGTGCGATATCCAATTGTGTTCGCGATCAATGGAATTATTGAGAGACCGGATTAAAAAATGGAGGGAGTGTAGTGAGAAAAAGCTTGGTAAGGTGTATCTGCTATATATGTCTACAGTTCTTGGTGTATTTAGGCCAGGCCGTTTCGATTGAGGTGCAGAGAGAGGTAATGAGAAGCATCCAACGTGGTATTCCTTATCTTGGGGTGCTAGGAGTCAAAAGTGCTTGGTCGGGCGTGCTGGATAGTTAAATGAAGGAGCATCCTTGCGATAGAGATCCTCGCGCTGCACACACGACCCAGACATAGGCGCTCTGGCTGAGCCACCACCGCTTCACCAGGGGGTGTAAGGCCTTTGTGTGTGGTCGCCCCCCCTAGTGTGTCCGCACTTCCTGGTGAGTGCCAGGTTGGCCAGGTCCCAGAACTTTCTCCGAGCATTCTAGTGCTCGTTGATTCATCGATTCAGCCTTCTCGCCCTAGCGCTGTCGTTCAAGCACTAAACCAAGTTTACTGACACTGGCAAGTGTATTATTATGCTCTAGTCCTAAGATCTTCTCTCTGCCTTCTAGTACACGTTGATTGAATTTCGTACGAGGTCGACTTATTTCCACAAGATACTCCCCGAAGCAGGTGTAGACCGTACTACTGTTGACGATATTTATATGAGGCAAAGACTCCCGTGCAATATTCCAACAGTAAAATAGATAAAACGCCGTCTGGCCTCTAGTATAGAGTAATGGATTGCGATGGCGCATTGCTCCTCTATACTTCAGCCGTCTAAAAGGGTTCATTTTCCCATTATgcataatcataatcattgGCCAATATGGGGTAGGGCCTTTGTGAGATGGGGAGATAGTAAATAGATCCGCAAATTCAAGATTCCGGCGTGATTTACCCCGTAAAAGCATTTTACGGCTTAGAAGGAAATTCACCACTGTATGGAGATAGGATTCTGCTTTCTGCGGCTTTCTgtacttctttttctgtattATCTGGCTCTGCCAGTAGAACTATGGAAGCTCAATTGTcttattataattatatttattctgCATGGTACCTGCTGTACGATCTAAAAGCTGTTCTCGCTTTTCTATATTCTCTTAAAGTGCGTAACTGGCTAAGAGACTACTTAAAGCATCACCTCGAGGATTACGATGAGTATTCTCGCCTTAGTTTATTTGAAAAGATTAGAGGGCAACAATAGCTGCAACATAGCCTCATATAGAGCTGATTCCCAGGGTCTGCTTACTATACTCCTTATCTGcggctgcagctgcagtaTAATTTTTTTGGGTATCGCGATGAACGGATTTGCCGATTAATTACCTCAATTTCTAAAGTATAGATTAACTTCTTTTCTGTAACCTGGGCACCATCCGGAAATCCCTGGCGTACACAGAGCTCCTACAGAACAGTGTTAAAACTAAGGCTTTGTATATCTTATACAGTATAAAAAGGATGCTTAACCTACTTGCCATTCCTTCTGTCTTGGTTGATAAGCTTTTTTGGTATTTTCAGGACCGCTAGATCGGGCGAGATGCAGAGCTCGTTTATTACATAAATTAAGTCGCTCCTCAAGCTCCATCTCCTGTATCTCTAGATCCTCGTATGCCTCCGGGTCCTCGTACGCGTGCAGAGATACACCAGTCGGTGTTAACTCCGCTGCTGGGCTTGGTGTACTGTCTTTTACTGTGTCCATGATCCAAGAGATCTCAGTAAAAAGTGATCAGCCACCAATCTACTCCATACAGAAAACTCCGCGAGATCGATCAGATGATCACCTTGCCCTACATATGGAACGCACATTTACATTGGACCAAGAAATCAGACCTATCTCATGTATTGTTGCGAGTATCTAGAATTAGCGCTAAATTACTAGGCAGAAGTGGCTTCAGAAGGTTCTTATAATATGCTATGTCATGTCTACGCTACGTTAACGGCTATGAAAGAATTGCTCAAATCAGAAAGGGTCCTAATCATATTGATTCTACACAACGTCTACCAACCTCTTCTATAAAGTGTTCAGAAACACCTTTCATCAAAATTAATCTAGTCACGAACGATgtattagtagtagtagtggtggtggtggtagtagtggtagtagaAAACAGAAACCAAAGATCCTGTTGAAATAAGAATGGTTTGAGTTGTGGCTGGTTGTGATGtgcaggatgtggaggatgtggcAGCTAATTCTATTCACGAAAGCAGCCTGCCGAGCTATGGTCTGCCAACATGATCTAGACTAATCTGTTTCCCTTGGCGGGTATTATAAACACAGTGGAGCGCCGTGGGCTGAGGATGGTTCAGCACTAGGCTCGACCAAAATTAGGATTCTTCACGCGAGTAGGAAGGCACCATTAGGCTGGGATTGAAAATAAAGTTGTGAGTGGCTCAGATGGTGAGTGTTTAATGTAACCCTATAGACATCCTACTGGAAATTCTATATTATCTAGTAATCTAGCGCTGAATACTAAGGCTCGTAGTGAAGGAAGGATGAGGCCTGAATTCTATTAGTTTAAGAAATCAGACCCCATCATTCTGATAGGTAGCCGTAGAGGGTATTTTTGACGCATACACCCTCACTTGAGCAAATTTGAGGTCTCGGATAGACAGACCAGTAGTTAAGCGCAGTGGATACCGTCTAAGGCGGCTAAGCCTTCCATCGAAGGATTCACTAGTTCAAACGTTCGCACATTTCGAGCCCATTCCACGACATGGCCGAATCCATTAATGATATTCCACAGCATTGGAGCTGCGTCGACGGCCACCGAGTACATACGCTTAGGGTTATATAGCTACAATACCTTTATTTAGACTATCAGCCTTACACTGAAGAAATGTTGAGGCTGTCGCTTGGCGCCTAGTTCTTCAAAACGTGTCGCACTACTGAACAAGACGGTCCACTTTTCATCGGATAACTAACGGGACCATAAATCACCTTATTCCGCGCTGCCCGGTGGATCACAAACCATGATCAATATGGAACACAGCCCACACAACAAGATTGCCAATACTTTCGTAGGAGCACGGCATGCCATAAGATAGGTTGATTTAAGCCCAGACATAGCTAATGAATATGAAAGTCAGATAGAGCGCAAGAGAAATACAGCAAATGAGGACGGCTACGGGCGTATGTAGTAAATGTTGGACTTGTTAGAGTGGAAGTTGAAGTCGTAGTAGCAAACGAAAGAAATGTACCGTGGTAATTGTCTCAGCCTAGCCACTAGCCCTGATGCGAGGGTACGATACCTGACAAATAACCCATCGAAGTATACCGGCTGGCTCAGTAGTCTCTCTTCTGAAACACCAAAGTTAGTTACCATATGGACTCGCCTTTCCAGGCTTGCTGGCGTGCCACTGATTGTCCTCAAGGTTCCACTCTTTGCGCGGTTGCGAAGACGACGACGGGCTGATCCATTCATTGATCAACTCGTATTGCACATTATTGTATGAAATACCCCGTGTGCTGTCAGTGGCGATCAGAACAATCCCTAGTCTAGTATTAAAGCCTTGAAAGTTAATGCGAGTCAAGATATGCCGTACCTTCTAAATTGAACTGCAGCCCTTCGAAGGCATCAAAGATATGACCATTATGGTATGCGTAAATCTTTAACACTTTCAAGTCCGTCAAGTTGATCTTTTCTGCCCCAAAGTAATCTGCTGACTTCAATGAAATGGTTTGATGAGCATTAACACTCGGGCTAACATTGCCCTTAAAAACTGGGACTTTGCCCTTGTCGTTGACAGTAACGCTGATAGTGACATCAGAACTGGTTCCAGCCCAATCCACATTAGCCAGCTTGAGGCTAATCGCTAGAGTGTCAAATTCTGCCGGAAACTCCCTGGCACGGAGGCAATGGCTGGGAGGCTTTTCAGCGTTGTTATCGCGTTTCACGATAGCCAAGCGGGGTGAGAAGGACGTCTCCAACGATGGCAGAATTACATCCGGGAACGGATAGTGAGCAGGGCTATACTCGTGCGATGACTCCAGGGCAGGCCTTTGGATATCCCTTGAGGTTGCAGCCTGGTTTTGTGGCCATGCGCTGGAAACCGTCGCAAGGCTCAAGGCCCCTATTCAACCGTTAGTCCTGACTACCAGTAATGGTCCGTTCGAAGTGGGAAGATGTTacagaagaaacaaagtgCAGCTTTCATATCGGATTTCCAGATAAGTGGAGGAGAAATTGTAAAGTCTGGATAAGAGTCTGAACGTAGGTCAGCACGACTTGATATAAGTCTAGAAAGGCATGGAGCTTTAGGACTACGAATGAACATATTTATAGCCCTCTCTGTGCCGGTTCTGGATTCCAAAGCAATCGTAAACTCATTAAAATcccttcaacaccacccGCCCACCATTCCTTATCTTCTGGATCCACAGAATAGCCACCGTGAATGTCACGCCACGCCGGTATCTGAGCTAAATGGAGCCTTCTTGAGTATACAGAATACTTCTGTTGCCTAAATGTCAAGGTATTACAGTGAAAAGGATAGTCTAGAGCATTCCGTAACATCTGGATGTGGTTTGATAT
The sequence above is a segment of the Aspergillus oryzae RIB40 DNA, chromosome 3 genome. Coding sequences within it:
- a CDS encoding PWWP domain protein (predicted protein), whose product is MAEDTPTASAPAPDAAESVERAPAELKESTPEATKEKEETTNGSEEKPSEKKETDEKSTEKPSASESTDAKKPEENAAPAESEAAPASEANGTPASAKKSGGSKRKSTGAVPEHKSKLNRKKSQARITNLHAKPGEYYLARLRSYPPWPSIICDEEMLPKSLLDTRPVTAQRPDGTYREDYAEGGKRAHERTFPVMFFETNEFAWIPNTDLSPLEPAACKEVSEKGKSKLLLAAYSVAADGHDLQHFKTLLADHQRAIEQEEEEREAQAAAKAAAKAEKDAKKNKRKSMEIVDDEDIDMEDADEEAKKPKSSKKRKKDAEADAEEKPAKTPKTGTKLKLTTPKTPASEKKAPASSKTKQTASTKKSGKAAASDESEESTPPAPKEPEKQVNPEEAKAKKEKEILFVRHKLQKGFISRDQPPQEEEMTSMSTYFTKLENYQDLEVSIIRSTKINKVLKMIVKLSSIPRDEEFHFRRRAVDLLSKWKTVLDADTTPGPSEDKRKPRANGVHKEDSVETPARGDTEGEKEDEPKPTKPETKDEEMTDADAKEKTEAPEAAKEESDKTTSKADEPAVEKTTEEKGSEEKTTEEKPAGEKTEEKTAEASA
- a CDS encoding aminoglycoside phosphotransferase family protein (predicted protein) encodes the protein MPSKSKSKSPYQFSYTDAIQGKELYSYFGNRVLESRASGGRVVAVKQKSTRGFARSEADMMHYASQQPGILAPQVLGCYDVDPEITVTVSDLVEGDSLDNVWHTMTKEERKSIKQQLKEQLRLFRQCTQPYIGRINRQETKNFYDRLEIHFMGPFESEEEFDSWCLERVKSPTAKKIWARLLPGMRGSGEQKFVLTHGDLAARNIMVKGGKITGIVDWEYSGFFPEYMEYALATVIHDGHEDWWKPHLKEILEPCGFKRARFTAAIKWRGW
- a CDS encoding S1/P1 nuclease (predicted protein), with amino-acid sequence MFCNFAILFIWYLLCRPSLGWGDVGHRTVAYIAEHHLTKEGIGLLNDLLPKKHGFDVSDAAVWPDHIKHRHPETAPWHYVDVEDDPLNNHCKISPLPRDCETTGCIISLMKDMTVQVNDHSANQTEAVMYLFHFFGDLHMPLHVEGYAKGGTKVDVSFDGHSDHLHSIWDTDMPHKINGIKHRQKHNAEKPASQKWAEHLLQQNKHRPTTAECTDVTNPHRCIKLWADESNRLNCAVVFKRGIPYITNEDLAGEYYDDAAPIIEEQIYKAGVRLAAWINALAEERRSRTGFVVQGDRLDL
- a CDS encoding uncharacterized protein (predicted protein), yielding MKAALCFFWALSLATVSSAWPQNQAATSRDIQRPALESSHEYSPAHYPFPDVILPSLETSFSPRLAIVKRDNNAEKPPSHCLRAREFPAEFDTLAISLKLANVDWAGTSSDVTISVTVNDKGKVPVFKGNVSPSVNAHQTISLKSADYFGAEKINLTDLKVLKIYAYHNGHIFDAFEGLQFNLEARRRLRNRAKSGTLRTISGTPASLERRVHMVTNFGVSEERLLSQPVYFDGLFVRYRTLASGLVARLRQLPRYVWA